In a genomic window of Drosophila takahashii strain IR98-3 E-12201 chromosome 3L, DtakHiC1v2, whole genome shotgun sequence:
- the LOC108061698 gene encoding protein ABHD18 has translation MPPSKLDSLYRRMLITRFFEKGWGKPENLRRVFQFRKVISSRESCFKLVPRDYPVEITKKEIYAESTLIEGKFKTPLELHLPGVVPKESQQAHFQLLIPNKWKNEKHKPVCIHLAGTGDHFFWRRRNFIAKPLLKDANIGSIILENPFYGLRKPNDQTRSNLHNVSDIFVMGGCLILECLVLFHWCERNGFGPLGVTGLSMGGHMASLAATNWPKPLVLVPCLSWSTASAVFTTGVMSQSINWDMLETQYFSDGQYRERLSKMVTVIDDAFSAGQSFIQNFNQSLHELKEDISDTRKIQEHENSNTCGDKYETQGTCAQEESSIFLSKSLKNTKLDSDNLTIDIKDTLSQKVAIETEGSSKDASSALTKLMKFILPLSAQNKSDKIDITKTNWWEREALQFMRGMMDECTHLKNFSVPFDTSLIIAVCAKEDAYVPREGCSSLEDIWPGAEVRYLDAGHVSAYVLHQKLFRSCIIEAFERAKKVYENDIGEVPKCDITYQQLLKKFDKNIQ, from the exons ATGCCTCCCAGTAAACTAGATAGCCTTTATCGACGAATGCTGATAACGAGGTTCTTCGAAAAGGGATGGGGAAAGCCTGAGAACTTGCGTAG AGTATTTCAGTTCCGTAAAGTAATATCCAGTAGGGAATCGTGTTTCAAGCTCGTACCTCGTGATTATCCGGtggaaattacaaaaaaagaaatttatgcAGAAAGCACCCTGATAGAAGGCAAATTTAAAACGCCCCTTGAGTTACACTTACCCGGAGTTGTTCCAAAGGAATCGCAACAGGCGCATTTTCAGTTGTTGATCCCTAACAAGtggaaaaatgaaaagcaCAAGCCGGTATGCATTCATTTGGCTGGAACTGGTGATCAT ttCTTTTGGAGGCGAAGAAATTTCATAGCGAAACCGCTTCTAAAGGATGCCAACATTGGATCCATAATACTAGAAAATCCATTTTATGGTCTAAGAAAGCCAAATGACCAAAC acGATCCAACCTGCATAATGTGTCCGATATCTTTGTGATGGGTGGATGCCTCATCCTTGAGTGCCTTGTTCTTTTTCATTGGTGTGAAAGGAATGGATTCGGTCCTCTGGGCGTTACTGGACTATCAATGGGTGGACAT atGGCATCACTAGCTGCGACGAATTGGCCAAAGCCGTTGGTACTTGTACCATGCCTATCCTGGTCCACCGCTTCGGCTGTTTTTACTACC GGAGTCATGAGTCAATCCATCAACTGGGACATGTTGGAAACGCAGTACTTCTCTGATGGACAGTATAGAGAACGGCTATCCAAAATGGTCACTGTGATAGACGATGCGTTTTCAGCGGGCCAAAGTTTTATTCAGAACTTCAACCAATCTCTGCACGAGCTGAAGGAAGACATTAGTGATACGAGAAAGATCCAGGAGCACGAGAACAGCAATACTTGCGGCGACAAGTATGAGACACAGGGTACATGTGCCCAGGAAGAAAGTTCAATATTCTTATCCAAGTCTTTGAAGAACACAAAACTGGACTCTGACAATCTGACAATAGATATTAAGGACACGCTCAGTCAAAAGGTTGCGATCGAAACGGAAGGATCTTCGAAGGATGCCAGCTCGGCGTTGACAAAACTCATGAAATTCATTCTGCCCCTCTCAGCGCAAAACAAGTCGGATAAAATAGATATAACCAAGACGAATTGGTGGGAACGGGAGGCGTTGCAGTTTATGCGTGGCATGATGGATGAGTGTACCCACCTGAAGAACTTTTCGGTTCCCTTCGATACCTCTCTAATAATTGCGGTGTGTGCCAAGGAGGACGCCTATGTGCCGCGGGAAGGATGTTCCAGCCTCGAGGATATATGGCCCGGAGCGGAAGTGCGATATTTGGATGCTGGTCATGTTAGCGCCTACGTCCTGCACCAGAAACTATTTAG GTCCTGCATCATAGAGGCTTTCGAAAGGGCCAAGAAGGTCTATGAAAATGACATTGGCGAGGTCCCAAAATGTGATATAACCTACCAGCAATTGTTGAAAAAGTTTGACAAAAATATTCAGTAA
- the LOC108061700 gene encoding alpha- and gamma-adaptin-binding protein p34, with amino-acid sequence MDPVVLVLSYGATTPMEIVENIFTEVDQPKESTSTECSLNCYKCIIKTKYYDTSINLIPFSGKLESVPEKILQATEALIIYFDSKDTSFIETIPKTLAKNEQIQLGFLLTSSTSGEESGLSFGEIKEQTNFFFDIITLKSNNESDPDEPEKDYEEVVEGLKNVVWSNVKFGSENKEEMSSEEFDSQLKDFENLLLTAQSLRNDTSLTREQFLDRAEQFAGIVSSILNDNDSD; translated from the exons atggatCCGGTCGTCTTGGTTTTATCCTACGGAGCAACGACTCCAATGGAAATAGTCGAAA ACATCTTCACCGAAGTGGATCAACCCAAGGAGTCCACTTCAACGGAGTGCTCACTGAATTGTTACAAATGCATTATTAAAACCAAGTACTACGACAcatcaataaatttaattccaTTTTCTGGAAAATTAGAAAGCGTTCCTGAGAAAATTCTTCAGGCGACAGAAGCGTTAATCATTTACTTTGACTCCAAAGAT ACTTCGTTCATTGAAACTATTCCCAAGACGTTAGCAAAAAATGAACAGATCCAACTGGGATTTCTGTTAACTTCTTCTACTTCAGGTGAAGAAAGTGGATTATCCTTTGGGGAAATCAAGGAGCAAACCAATTTCTTTTTTGACATAATAACATTGAAAAGCAATAATGAGAGTGACCCAGATGAACCCGAAAAAGACTACGAGGAAGTCGTAGaaggtttaaaaaatgtagtttGGTCCAATGTCAAGTTTGGTTCTG aaaacaaAGAGGAAATgagttctgaagaattcgatAGTCAACTAAAAGACTTTGAAAACCTACTTCTCACTGCGCAAAGTTTACGTAATGATACGAGCCTCACTCGAGAACAATTTCTTGATAGAGCCGAGCAGTTTGCTGGAATTGTTTCCTCAATTTTAAATGACAATGATAGCGACTAA